The Micromonospora sp. Llam0 genome includes a window with the following:
- a CDS encoding type II toxin-antitoxin system Phd/YefM family antitoxin — protein MSISAREARQRLFSLIERVNVDHDPIRISSRSGDVVLMSAEDYDAW, from the coding sequence ATGTCCATCAGTGCACGCGAAGCGCGGCAGCGCCTGTTTTCCCTCATCGAGCGGGTCAACGTCGACCACGACCCGATACGCATCAGCTCGCGCAGCGGGGACGTGGTGCTCATGTCGGCGGAGGACTACGACGCCTGGTAA
- a CDS encoding type II toxin-antitoxin system YoeB family toxin has product MLSGYWSRRIDDEPRLVYRADDKEVKIIKARYRYSY; this is encoded by the coding sequence ATCCTGTCCGGCTACTGGTCGCGGCGGATCGATGACGAACCCCGCCTGGTGTACCGGGCCGACGACAAGGAAGTGAAGATCATCAAGGCCCGGTATCGATACAGCTACTGA
- a CDS encoding DUF305 domain-containing protein, which translates to MTTRTETDAMADTERGPVDGPAAQDRPADPAGGEPTDPPTPGAAETGRGGRFGTAWLAAAVVVGLLLGYAAGLLTPGLLRPGDASPEAGFARDMSTHHAQAVEMSMIVLERSENPAVRTLASDIALTQQSQIGMMQTWLREWGLEPTGTQPRMDWMETTGEWAVVDGLMPGMATDAQRAELRAATGVEVDRLYLSLMLTHHLGGIHMADGVLELSDDEDVRWLAESMVSGQQKEIELIRTLQSQVGG; encoded by the coding sequence GTGACCACCAGGACGGAGACGGACGCGATGGCCGACACCGAGCGGGGCCCCGTCGACGGGCCGGCCGCGCAGGACCGGCCGGCGGACCCGGCCGGCGGGGAGCCGACCGATCCGCCGACGCCCGGTGCGGCCGAGACCGGCCGGGGCGGCCGGTTCGGCACCGCGTGGCTGGCCGCGGCCGTCGTGGTCGGTCTTCTGCTCGGGTACGCCGCCGGCCTGCTCACCCCCGGGCTGCTGCGCCCCGGCGACGCCTCGCCGGAGGCCGGGTTCGCCCGGGACATGTCGACCCATCACGCGCAGGCCGTGGAGATGTCGATGATCGTGCTGGAGCGCAGCGAGAACCCGGCGGTACGGACCCTCGCCAGCGACATCGCGCTGACCCAGCAGAGCCAGATCGGCATGATGCAGACCTGGCTACGTGAGTGGGGCCTGGAGCCGACCGGCACCCAGCCCCGGATGGACTGGATGGAGACCACCGGCGAGTGGGCGGTGGTCGACGGTCTGATGCCGGGGATGGCCACCGACGCGCAGCGCGCCGAGCTGCGGGCAGCGACCGGCGTGGAAGTGGACCGGCTGTACCTGTCGCTGATGCTCACCCACCATCTGGGCGGCATCCACATGGCAGACGGGGTGCTGGAGCTCTCCGACGACGAGGATGTCCGCTGGCTGGCCGAATCGATGGTGAGCGGCCAGCAGAAGGAGATCGAGCTGATCCGTACCCTGCAGTCCCAGGTCGGCGGCTGA
- the thrC gene encoding threonine synthase produces MWRGLIEAYRDRLPVTDATPVITLYEGNTPLLPAPVLSARVGADVYLKVEGANPTGSFKDRGMTMAVSKAVEEGNKAIICASTGNTSASAAAYAARAGLTCAVLVPQGKIALGKLAQALVHGARLLQVDGNFDDCLSMAAKLAQDYPVALVNSVNIFRLHGQKTAAFEIVAGLGDAPDIHCLPVGNAGNISAYWMGYLEDVEAGNATRAPKMYGFQASGAAPIVAGEVVRQPSTIATAIRIGNPASWTKALDARDASGGLIDAVTDRDILAAYRLLAREVGVFVELASAASVAGLLQAAAAGKVPAGATVVCTVTGHGLKDPEWAISTAPAPTTIGNDPLLAARALDLA; encoded by the coding sequence ATGTGGCGGGGCCTGATCGAGGCGTACCGGGACCGGTTGCCGGTCACCGACGCCACGCCGGTGATCACCCTCTACGAGGGCAACACGCCGTTGCTGCCGGCGCCGGTGCTCTCCGCCCGGGTCGGTGCCGACGTCTACCTGAAGGTCGAGGGGGCCAACCCGACCGGGTCGTTCAAGGACCGGGGCATGACGATGGCGGTCTCCAAGGCGGTCGAGGAGGGCAACAAGGCGATCATCTGCGCCTCCACCGGCAATACCAGCGCGTCGGCTGCCGCGTACGCCGCCCGCGCCGGCCTGACCTGCGCGGTGCTCGTGCCGCAGGGCAAGATCGCGCTCGGCAAGCTGGCCCAGGCGCTGGTGCACGGGGCCCGGCTGCTGCAGGTCGACGGCAACTTCGACGACTGTCTGTCGATGGCGGCCAAGCTGGCCCAGGACTACCCGGTGGCGCTGGTCAACTCGGTGAACATCTTCCGGCTGCACGGGCAGAAGACCGCCGCGTTCGAGATCGTCGCCGGGCTCGGCGACGCCCCGGACATCCACTGCCTGCCGGTCGGCAACGCCGGCAACATCAGCGCCTACTGGATGGGCTACCTGGAGGACGTCGAGGCCGGCAACGCGACCCGTGCCCCGAAGATGTACGGCTTCCAGGCGTCGGGTGCCGCCCCGATCGTCGCCGGTGAGGTGGTCCGCCAGCCGTCGACCATCGCCACTGCGATCCGGATCGGTAACCCGGCGAGCTGGACCAAGGCCCTCGACGCCCGGGACGCCTCGGGAGGCCTGATCGACGCGGTCACCGACCGGGACATCCTGGCGGCGTACCGGCTGCTGGCCCGGGAGGTCGGGGTCTTCGTCGAGCTGGCCAGCGCGGCCAGCGTCGCCGGGCTGCTGCAGGCCGCCGCCGCCGGCAAGGTGCCGGCCGGTGCCACCGTGGTCTGCACGGTCACCGGGCACGGTCTGAAGGACCCGGAGTGGGCGATCTCCACCGCTCCGGCGCCGACGACCATCGGCAACGATCCGCTACTCGCGGCCCGCGCCCTCGACCTGGCCTGA
- a CDS encoding DUF3105 domain-containing protein, translating into MSISTQGGDNRNPSVVSTGKPAAGGKPRTDDKAAGKPAKGKPASGRAGGATAARTAGGKTSGKPGGKAGKGGKGGRKPVKPVKVTQERNWGPIALMVGVGVLATAIIGYGAYAVSQEARSWQDRASDITDLVNYREANPAALDPMAGKQSHEWGPLEYEIQPPVGSSHNPNWQNCMGDVYDAPIASEHAVHSMEHGAVWLTYQEGLPADQIETLASKIQGNEYTLMSPFEGLESTVSLQAWGYQLAIDDVDDPRIDEFIRALRQNATVEPGATCSGGITATGTTPRDIGAQEQQMDGAGS; encoded by the coding sequence ATGAGCATCAGCACCCAGGGTGGCGACAACCGCAACCCCTCCGTGGTCAGCACCGGCAAGCCGGCGGCCGGCGGCAAGCCCCGAACCGACGATAAGGCCGCAGGCAAGCCGGCGAAGGGCAAACCGGCGAGCGGCCGGGCCGGTGGTGCCACGGCCGCCCGGACGGCCGGCGGCAAGACCAGCGGCAAGCCCGGCGGCAAGGCCGGCAAGGGCGGCAAGGGCGGCCGCAAGCCGGTCAAACCGGTCAAGGTCACCCAGGAGCGCAACTGGGGTCCGATTGCGCTGATGGTCGGCGTCGGGGTGCTGGCGACCGCGATCATCGGGTACGGGGCCTACGCGGTCTCCCAGGAGGCCCGGTCGTGGCAGGACCGCGCCTCGGACATCACCGACCTGGTCAACTACCGGGAGGCCAACCCGGCGGCGCTGGACCCGATGGCCGGCAAGCAGTCGCACGAGTGGGGCCCGCTGGAGTACGAGATCCAGCCGCCGGTCGGCAGCAGCCACAACCCGAACTGGCAGAACTGCATGGGTGACGTCTACGACGCGCCGATCGCCAGTGAGCACGCCGTGCACAGCATGGAGCACGGCGCGGTCTGGCTCACGTACCAGGAGGGTCTGCCCGCCGACCAGATCGAGACGCTGGCCAGCAAGATCCAGGGCAACGAGTACACCCTGATGAGCCCGTTCGAGGGCCTGGAGTCGACGGTCTCGCTGCAGGCGTGGGGCTACCAGCTCGCCATCGACGACGTCGACGACCCGCGGATCGACGAGTTCATCCGGGCGCTGCGACAGAACGCCACCGTCGAGCCGGGTGCCACCTGCTCGGGTGGGATCACCGCCACCGGCACCACCCCGCGTGACATCGGCGCCCAGGAGCAGCAGATGGACGGCGCCGGGTCGTGA
- a CDS encoding winged helix-turn-helix domain-containing protein produces MGALLSDTRRSITSWCRRHTLGGDGAVAARRRGSPTGDAGGLTPEQELDLIDLLRGRWPEDHALDDELWSRRTVATLIERRFGLTLSPTDVGHYLDAWGLAPRRPEERACGLCVDAVNEWVERVYPTVLRAAREHRTDLWWLGRTRLHGTTPAADVLSAASVRGQTRFMVLTPSVDPPLPREFLLRLCGPDRRGVHLVVDGSWASSELPRRLPRTIVTHLLPSCARPARSA; encoded by the coding sequence GTGGGGGCACTTCTTAGCGATACTCGGAGATCGATCACGAGCTGGTGCCGACGGCACACGCTCGGCGGTGACGGCGCGGTGGCGGCCCGCCGTCGCGGATCACCCACCGGTGACGCTGGCGGGCTGACACCGGAGCAGGAACTCGACCTGATCGACCTGTTGCGGGGCCGATGGCCGGAGGACCACGCACTGGACGACGAGCTGTGGAGCCGGCGTACCGTCGCGACGCTGATCGAGCGACGGTTCGGGCTGACCCTGAGCCCGACCGACGTCGGCCACTACCTCGACGCATGGGGGCTGGCGCCCCGGCGGCCGGAGGAACGCGCGTGCGGGCTCTGCGTCGACGCGGTCAACGAGTGGGTGGAGCGGGTCTACCCGACGGTGCTGCGGGCGGCCCGGGAGCACCGGACCGACCTGTGGTGGCTCGGTCGGACCCGGTTGCACGGCACCACCCCGGCCGCCGACGTGCTGTCGGCCGCGTCGGTACGCGGCCAGACCCGGTTCATGGTCCTGACCCCGTCGGTCGACCCGCCGCTGCCGCGCGAGTTCCTGCTGCGGCTGTGCGGACCGGACCGGCGCGGGGTGCATCTCGTGGTGGACGGCTCCTGGGCCAGCTCCGAGCTGCCCCGCCGACTGCCTCGGACCATCGTCACGCACCTGCTGCCCAGCTGCGCCCGCCCGGCCCGGTCGGCCTGA
- the argS gene encoding arginine--tRNA ligase — protein sequence MTPANLAELVRATARSVFIDRDLDLSLLPDVVTVERPRNPDHGDYASNLALQLAKRVGTAPRELAAALAAALSEVDGIASVEIAGPGFLNIRLDSAAAGALARTVVLAGREYGHSTHLAGRRLNLEFVSANPTGPVHLGGTRWAAVGDALARILQATGADVGTEYYFNDAGSQIDRFANSLLAAARGEAAPEDGYGGAYIADIAGAVAAKHPQVRDLDDDAARELFRVEGVALMFDEIKASLAGFGVHFDTYFNEKDLHARGELELALTRLGEQGRTYQRDGATWLRSTDFGDDKDRVLRKSNGEWTYFAADCAYYLDKRERGFDQVVIMLGADHHGYIGRLRAMAACFGDDPDQTLEILIGQMVNLVREGKPVRMSKRAGTVVTLEDLVEAIGVDAARYALARYSSDSPIDIDVERWTRAKNDNPVFYVQYVAARTASVARNAAEVGLTRGEADEFRPELLDHEKENELLKAIGEFPGVVASAAELREPHRIARYLEELAGAYHRFYDKCRIMPLGDEKITDRHRARLWLNDATRTVIANGLDLLGVSAPERM from the coding sequence GTGACTCCCGCCAATCTCGCTGAGCTCGTCCGCGCCACGGCCCGGTCGGTCTTCATCGACCGTGACCTCGATCTATCTTTACTTCCCGACGTGGTCACCGTCGAGCGCCCGCGCAACCCCGACCACGGCGACTACGCCTCGAACCTGGCGTTGCAACTGGCGAAGCGAGTCGGCACCGCCCCCCGTGAGCTGGCCGCCGCGCTGGCCGCAGCGCTCAGCGAGGTCGACGGGATCGCCTCAGTGGAGATCGCCGGGCCGGGCTTCCTGAACATCCGACTCGACTCGGCCGCCGCCGGGGCGCTGGCCCGCACCGTGGTCCTCGCCGGTCGCGAGTACGGCCACAGCACCCACCTCGCCGGCCGTCGGCTCAACCTGGAGTTCGTCTCGGCCAACCCGACCGGCCCGGTGCACCTCGGTGGCACCCGCTGGGCTGCCGTCGGGGACGCGCTCGCCCGGATCCTGCAGGCCACCGGGGCCGACGTCGGCACCGAGTACTACTTCAACGACGCCGGCTCGCAGATCGACCGGTTCGCCAACTCGCTGCTGGCCGCCGCGCGGGGCGAGGCGGCGCCCGAGGACGGCTACGGCGGGGCGTACATCGCCGACATCGCCGGTGCCGTGGCCGCCAAACACCCGCAGGTCCGTGACCTCGACGACGACGCCGCCCGGGAGCTGTTCCGGGTCGAGGGCGTGGCGTTGATGTTCGACGAGATCAAGGCGTCGCTGGCCGGGTTCGGGGTGCACTTCGACACGTACTTCAACGAGAAGGACCTGCACGCCCGGGGCGAGCTGGAGCTGGCGTTGACCCGGCTGGGCGAGCAGGGTCGCACCTACCAGCGCGACGGTGCGACCTGGCTGCGCAGTACCGACTTCGGCGACGACAAGGACCGGGTGCTGCGCAAGTCCAACGGCGAGTGGACCTATTTCGCCGCCGACTGCGCCTACTACCTGGACAAGCGGGAGCGCGGCTTCGACCAGGTCGTGATCATGCTCGGTGCCGACCACCACGGCTACATCGGCCGGTTGCGGGCGATGGCTGCCTGCTTCGGTGACGACCCTGATCAGACCCTGGAGATCCTGATCGGGCAGATGGTGAATTTGGTGCGAGAGGGCAAGCCGGTGCGGATGTCCAAGCGGGCCGGCACCGTGGTCACCCTGGAGGACCTGGTCGAGGCGATCGGCGTCGACGCCGCCCGGTACGCCTTGGCCCGCTACTCGTCCGACTCACCGATCGACATCGACGTGGAGCGGTGGACCCGGGCCAAGAACGACAACCCGGTCTTCTACGTGCAGTACGTCGCCGCCCGGACCGCCAGCGTGGCCCGCAACGCCGCTGAGGTGGGACTGACCCGGGGCGAAGCGGACGAATTCCGGCCCGAGCTGCTCGATCATGAGAAGGAGAACGAGCTACTCAAGGCGATCGGCGAGTTCCCGGGAGTGGTCGCCTCCGCCGCAGAGCTGCGCGAGCCGCACCGGATCGCCCGCTACCTTGAGGAGCTGGCCGGGGCGTACCACCGGTTCTACGACAAGTGCCGGATCATGCCGCTCGGCGACGAGAAGATCACCGACCGGCACCGGGCCCGGCTGTGGCTCAACGACGCCACCCGTACGGTGATCGCCAACGGCCTGGACCTGCTCGGCGTCTCGGCGCCCGAGCGGATGTGA
- a CDS encoding homoserine dehydrogenase, giving the protein MGKPVRLALLGCGTVGSEVVRLLHEQAADLAARVGAPIEIAGIAVRRPNRARGELPVDPALFTTDALGLVKRDDVDVVVEVVGGIEPARTWLVEALRSGKSAVTANKALLAEDGGTLHDAAAEGGADLFYEASVAGAIPLLRPLRDSLHGDSITRVTGIVNGTTNFILSAMDATGAGFTEALEEATALGYAEADPTADVEGFDAAAKAAILASLAFHTRVGADDVHREGITEVSAADMASAKAMGCTIKLLCIAERGPGADGAESVSVRVHPAMIPRSHPLASVGDAFNAVFVEAVAAGQLMFYGRGAGGAPTASAVLGDIVAVARNRLAGVHTASESAYADLPIRPMGEAVTRYHISLDVADRAGVLAAVAGVFARHDVSIATVRQSGRHADASLVIVTHRAPDAALAATVEELRGLDVVRSIASVLRVEGGQ; this is encoded by the coding sequence ATGGGTAAGCCGGTACGGCTGGCGTTGCTGGGCTGCGGCACGGTGGGCTCCGAGGTGGTGCGGCTGCTGCACGAGCAGGCCGCCGACCTCGCCGCCCGGGTCGGGGCACCGATCGAGATCGCCGGGATCGCCGTCCGCCGGCCCAACCGGGCCCGTGGTGAGCTGCCGGTCGACCCGGCGTTGTTCACCACCGACGCGCTGGGCCTGGTCAAACGGGACGACGTCGACGTGGTGGTCGAGGTGGTCGGCGGCATCGAACCGGCCCGGACCTGGCTGGTCGAGGCGCTGCGCAGCGGCAAGAGCGCGGTCACCGCCAACAAGGCGCTGCTCGCCGAGGACGGCGGCACCCTGCACGACGCCGCCGCCGAGGGCGGTGCCGACCTGTTCTACGAGGCGTCGGTGGCCGGCGCCATCCCGCTGCTGCGCCCGCTGCGCGACTCGCTGCACGGCGACTCGATCACCCGGGTCACCGGCATCGTCAACGGCACCACCAATTTCATTCTCTCCGCGATGGACGCCACCGGGGCCGGGTTCACCGAGGCACTGGAGGAGGCGACCGCGCTCGGGTACGCCGAGGCCGACCCGACCGCCGACGTGGAGGGGTTCGACGCCGCCGCCAAGGCCGCCATCCTGGCCTCGCTGGCCTTCCACACCCGGGTCGGCGCCGACGACGTGCACCGCGAGGGGATCACCGAGGTCAGCGCCGCCGACATGGCCAGCGCCAAGGCGATGGGCTGCACCATCAAGCTGCTCTGCATCGCCGAGCGGGGCCCGGGTGCCGACGGCGCCGAGTCGGTCAGCGTCCGGGTGCACCCGGCGATGATCCCGCGCAGCCATCCGCTGGCCAGCGTCGGCGACGCGTTCAACGCGGTCTTCGTCGAGGCGGTGGCGGCCGGGCAGTTGATGTTCTACGGCCGGGGCGCCGGTGGGGCGCCGACCGCCAGCGCGGTGCTCGGCGACATCGTCGCGGTGGCCCGCAACCGGCTCGCCGGGGTGCACACGGCCAGCGAGTCCGCCTACGCCGACCTGCCGATCCGGCCGATGGGGGAGGCGGTCACCCGCTACCACATCAGCCTCGACGTGGCCGACCGGGCCGGGGTGCTGGCCGCCGTCGCCGGGGTGTTCGCCCGGCACGACGTGTCGATCGCCACCGTGCGCCAGTCCGGCCGGCACGCCGACGCCAGCCTGGTGATCGTCACCCACCGGGCGCCGGACGCCGCCCTCGCTGCCACCGTCGAGGAGCTGCGCGGCCTGGACGTCGTCCGGTCCATCGCCAGCGTGCTGCGGGTCGAGGGCGGCCAGTAG
- a CDS encoding fibronectin type III domain-containing protein has protein sequence MRTPSHWRGGAAALTSAALIAVVLLGASPAAARYGGPAGPTTPTALWASTNGTSISLTWQQPPTGPRVHSFRVYEGGEVVARTSTTSTTMNVPFGSSHVYTVTAVDRHGRESAPTDPVTGRSWLSGVNPECLPTPTLPITVTAATASAVSLSWPRHPLGGELELRVDGVSLGWTSLTSARVGGLAPATDHQIRLYRLNRCGPGSDELVGSTSATTAAGDPARPAAPTGLTVTGRTDTTIGLAWTAPAGTPPDRYAVYEGGTRVAVSVGTAVTVQRLFHATWHRFTIAALDSAGNESTHSPAVSAGTETCLSSPPKPVELTAIALSPSSVRLGWTFDATAVSYTVWDGDTAVATSRYPETVVSGLPSASRHVYRVSATLPQSCGETPRSARARVTTAPGPAARPAAPASLEVIGNAPGNWPTDARLTLAWSASTGGEPAVSYRVYEGATVVGATDGTQLTLAVGGATWHTYTVVAVDAAGNESAASPSVTAQGMFYPPP, from the coding sequence GTGCGTACCCCATCCCACTGGCGCGGCGGTGCCGCCGCGCTGACCAGCGCCGCACTCATCGCCGTCGTCCTGCTCGGCGCATCCCCCGCCGCCGCGCGGTACGGCGGACCGGCCGGCCCGACGACCCCGACCGCGCTCTGGGCCAGCACCAACGGCACCTCGATCAGCCTGACCTGGCAGCAGCCGCCCACCGGGCCACGGGTCCACTCCTTCCGGGTGTACGAGGGCGGAGAAGTGGTCGCCCGCACCAGCACCACGTCGACGACGATGAACGTGCCCTTCGGCTCGTCGCACGTGTACACCGTCACCGCCGTCGACCGGCACGGGCGGGAGTCGGCGCCGACCGACCCGGTAACCGGCCGCTCCTGGCTCTCCGGGGTCAACCCGGAGTGTCTGCCGACCCCGACCCTGCCGATCACCGTCACCGCCGCCACCGCGTCGGCGGTCTCGCTCTCCTGGCCCCGGCACCCGCTCGGCGGCGAGCTGGAACTGCGGGTGGACGGCGTCAGCCTGGGCTGGACGTCGTTGACCAGCGCCCGGGTCGGCGGTCTGGCGCCCGCCACCGATCACCAGATCCGGCTCTACCGGCTCAACCGGTGCGGTCCCGGATCCGACGAACTGGTCGGCTCAACCAGCGCCACGACCGCCGCCGGCGATCCCGCGCGGCCCGCCGCGCCTACCGGCCTCACCGTCACCGGGCGCACCGACACCACAATCGGCCTGGCCTGGACCGCGCCGGCCGGAACGCCGCCGGACCGGTACGCGGTCTACGAGGGCGGCACCCGGGTCGCCGTCAGCGTCGGCACCGCAGTCACCGTCCAGCGGCTCTTCCACGCCACCTGGCACCGCTTCACCATCGCCGCGCTCGATTCCGCCGGCAACGAGTCGACGCACAGCCCAGCGGTGTCGGCCGGGACCGAGACCTGCCTGAGCAGCCCGCCCAAGCCGGTCGAGCTGACGGCGATCGCGCTCTCCCCGTCGTCGGTGCGGCTGGGCTGGACCTTCGACGCCACCGCCGTCTCGTACACCGTCTGGGACGGTGACACGGCCGTCGCCACCTCCCGCTACCCGGAGACGGTCGTCTCCGGTCTGCCGTCCGCGTCCCGGCATGTCTACCGGGTCAGCGCGACCCTCCCTCAGTCCTGCGGCGAGACCCCCCGCTCCGCCCGAGCGCGGGTCACCACCGCACCCGGTCCCGCCGCCCGGCCGGCGGCACCGGCGTCGCTCGAGGTGATTGGCAACGCCCCCGGCAACTGGCCCACCGACGCTCGGCTCACCCTGGCGTGGTCTGCCTCCACCGGAGGCGAGCCTGCCGTGAGTTACCGGGTGTACGAGGGTGCGACCGTCGTCGGCGCGACCGACGGGACCCAGCTGACGCTGGCGGTGGGCGGGGCGACGTGGCACACGTACACGGTGGTCGCCGTCGACGCCGCCGGCAACGAGTCGGCGGCCAGTCCGTCGGTGACCGCCCAGGGCATGTTCTATCCGCCGCCGTAG
- the lysA gene encoding diaminopimelate decarboxylase, whose amino-acid sequence MRAHEAGALHGDLGSRGPGWLRTPDDVNILLPQLWPRTVTRADAGSITVGGRDVRDLAAEYGTPAYLLDEDDLRARCRDFRAAFAGQDVYYAGKAFLCRAVVRIVAEEGLHLDVCTGGELAVALSAGMPPERIGLHGNNKSVAELTRALDAGVGRIIVDSFDEIDRLTALARDRGVRPKVLVRVTVGVEAHTHEFIATAHEDQKFGFSLAGGAAFEAAARILDEGVLELRGLHSHIGSQIFDTSGFEVSARRVLALQAQIRDARGVELPELDLGGGFGIAYTTQDDPAPAHDLAKRMNKIVDSECEALRLAVPHLSVEPGRAIVGPAVFTLYQVGTVKDVDGIRSYVSVDGGMSDNIRTALYDASYSATVASRASTAAPILARVVGKHCESGDIVVKDEFLPADVQPGDLLAVPGTGAYCRSMASNYNHVPRPPVIAVRDGAARVIVRRETEADLLALDVG is encoded by the coding sequence GTGCGCGCACACGAGGCCGGGGCCCTGCACGGTGACCTCGGTAGCCGGGGGCCGGGCTGGCTGCGTACCCCGGATGACGTCAACATCCTGCTGCCGCAGCTGTGGCCGCGGACGGTGACCCGGGCGGACGCCGGGTCGATCACCGTCGGCGGCCGGGACGTGCGGGACCTGGCCGCCGAGTACGGCACCCCGGCGTACCTGCTCGACGAGGACGACCTGCGGGCCCGCTGCCGCGACTTCCGGGCCGCCTTCGCCGGTCAGGACGTCTACTACGCCGGTAAGGCGTTCCTGTGCCGGGCGGTGGTGCGGATCGTCGCCGAGGAAGGCCTGCACCTGGATGTCTGCACCGGCGGTGAGCTGGCCGTGGCGCTGTCGGCCGGGATGCCGCCGGAGCGGATCGGCCTGCACGGCAACAACAAGAGCGTCGCCGAGCTGACCCGGGCGTTGGACGCCGGGGTGGGTCGGATCATCGTCGACTCGTTCGACGAGATCGACCGGCTGACCGCGCTGGCCCGGGACCGGGGCGTCCGGCCCAAGGTGCTGGTCCGGGTCACCGTCGGGGTCGAGGCGCACACCCACGAGTTCATCGCCACCGCCCACGAGGACCAGAAGTTCGGCTTCTCCCTGGCCGGCGGGGCGGCGTTCGAGGCGGCCGCGCGGATCCTCGACGAGGGCGTGCTGGAGCTGCGCGGGCTGCACTCGCACATCGGCTCGCAGATCTTCGACACCAGTGGGTTCGAGGTGTCCGCCCGGCGGGTGCTGGCGCTGCAGGCGCAGATCCGCGACGCGCGCGGCGTCGAGCTGCCCGAGCTGGACCTCGGCGGCGGGTTCGGCATCGCCTACACCACGCAGGACGATCCGGCGCCGGCCCACGACCTGGCCAAGCGGATGAACAAGATCGTGGACAGCGAGTGTGAGGCGTTGCGGCTGGCCGTGCCGCACCTGTCGGTCGAGCCGGGCCGGGCGATCGTCGGCCCGGCGGTGTTCACCCTCTACCAGGTCGGCACGGTCAAGGACGTCGACGGCATCCGCAGCTACGTCAGCGTCGACGGCGGGATGAGCGACAACATCCGGACCGCCCTCTACGACGCCTCCTACTCGGCGACGGTCGCCTCCCGGGCGTCGACCGCGGCGCCGATCCTCGCCCGCGTCGTGGGAAAGCATTGTGAGTCCGGGGACATCGTGGTGAAGGATGAATTTCTGCCCGCCGACGTGCAGCCGGGAGATCTTCTCGCGGTGCCGGGCACGGGGGCGTACTGCCGGAGCATGGCGAGCAACTACAACCATGTGCCCCGGCCGCCGGTTATCGCGGTCCGCGACGGAGCGGCCCGGGTGATCGTCCGTCGGGAGACCGAGGCCGATCTGCTGGCACTGGACGTGGGATAG